The nucleotide sequence CAGCTCCAGCGAGGCGCGGGCCGACTCCTCGTCGAGCCTCTGCAGGGCGAAGCCGACGTGGACGATGACGTACTCCCCCACCTTGACGTCGGGCAGGTATTCCAGGCACGCCTGTTTCTGTACTCCGCCGAAGTCGACGAGCCCGGTGAGCGGGTCGGCGCCGTCGTCGATGGCCACGACCTTGCCGGGCACTGCAAGACACATGGGTCACTCCGTCTCGTCTGGGGTGCGCTGATGGCCGGGTCGGCGGATCAGCGGGCTCGGGCAGGCCGAGGCGCGCGGGCGGCGACCATGAGCTGGCCGAGGGCCAGGCCGCCGTCGTTGGGGGGCACCTGGCCGTGGCGCAGGACGGTGAAGCCGTCGGCCGTGAGCCGGGTGGTGCTGTCCTCCTCCAGCAGGGCGTTGGCGAAGACACCGCCGGTGAGGGCCACGGTGCCGAGCCCGGTGGCCTCGCGGGCGCGGCGGCACAGTTCGGCGACCGCCCCGGCGACGCCCCGGTGGAAGCGGGCGGCGAGGACGGGCGCGGGCACGCCCCGGCGCTGGTCGGCGAGGAGGGCCCGCAGCACCGGCGCGGGGTCGACCCGCGGACCGGGCGGGAAACCGAAGGCGTACGCCCCGCTGTCCGCGTCGCGCGCTTCGAGTGCCAGCGCCTCCAGGGCGAGCGCGGCCTCGGCCTCGTGGCCCGCGCGGTGGCAGGCTCCGGTGAGGGAGGAGACGGCGTCGAAGAGGCGGCCCATGCTGCTGGTGGGCACGCAGGCGATCTGATGGGTCAACTGGCCGTGCAGCACCGAGAGTTCGGTCTCGGTGCAGGCCGCGACGCTGGGCAGGTCCGGTGTCCAGTCGAGCCCGGCCGCCCAG is from Streptomyces seoulensis and encodes:
- a CDS encoding HypC/HybG/HupF family hydrogenase formation chaperone, translating into MCLAVPGKVVAIDDGADPLTGLVDFGGVQKQACLEYLPDVKVGEYVIVHVGFALQRLDEESARASLELFEQLGLLEEEFGDAWAQAERQGSGVENR